In one Gossypium hirsutum isolate 1008001.06 chromosome D09, Gossypium_hirsutum_v2.1, whole genome shotgun sequence genomic region, the following are encoded:
- the LOC107890997 gene encoding uncharacterized protein has product MGFGSKSERSSNPQQSSKTGKEKVHLPHAGLRLKNNEKLNVKNGITFPYGNLPGEIVKNQIQSTLVETKPFGNCQGQHLKSKPTKEDELVRYMSNLPGYLQRVDSSDNLQEKALNVGVLDWARLEKWKYHRKHIPTITGNDVSSTNTILTSKTDTKSASFSSAVTKVASANKSKQHSSASSSPTSPQKGGIPRGAKPSTPKVRHYQDIDTASKSTLDQQKKTSKRNKSFGKIHSDVILEKGKKKELDQKITPEMGNMSSNMSNHGVSPLPKETASVCNGGTKKRVEKRRETDVNIKDLDQKSTSNLEASLSKSRSYAAPLGPSKTLSAESNKTKNKEMEESKIDLTHQFSPGERKNVVLLPRSARGSFSEELRDGTLNDAKRNSFSYDLLQKDHFLELCSDVPHSCPLPSGVERNPETRIMAQGLKPSSDASSRSVLNSTGNIRSQGKCSAENKIKSQDAHVETLKILEEEMAELTTKGSRTSSPNRRFSFSLSRLSRSFSFKESSAVPQMNPGYVSVKSGPVRSDSSGFLDDMNRDKLNGHTRTRSSPLRRVLDPLLKSKGLNSFRSTDTVQPSKGGLNSSNPGTVNTNESFQAEKLGRSMIKALLEVATKNGLPLFRFVVNDGSNMLATTMRSLASSAKGGSDQIYVFSSVSEIKKSGSWLSKGNKDKKCGYIYNIIGQMKISDSHISDLVKESVLFSVEQRQADQASAKFTPSTELAAVVIKIPGESNVQQVEDITNNGSTESLATYGCTCNFIENSSSNITTAILPGGVHSLPNKGIPSPLIDRWRFGGLCDCGGWDVGCKLHILSNQNCSCCKNSRMYQACPDPNHLELYPQGEAQQDMPIFSLVPHKNGIYAIEFSSSITALQAFFISVTIISCRKSSGFPEFGDLPEGKLIKETMLNGSLGMDNKQTVALGTMPARYAPNPPHSPVGRV; this is encoded by the exons ATGGGATTTGGTTCAAAGTCAGAAAGGAGTTCAAACCCACAGCAAAGTTCAAAGACAGGGAAGGAGAAAGTTCACTTGCCTCATGCAGGCCTGAGGTTAAAGAATAATGAGAAGTTAAATGTAAAGAACGGTATTACTTTTCCATATGGTAATCTGCCAGGTGAAATagtaaaaaatcaaattcaaagcACCTTGGTTGAAACAAAACCTTTTGGGAATTGCCAGGGCCAGCATCTCAAGAGCAAGCCAACAAAAGAAGATGAGCTTGTTAGGTACATGTCAAACTTGCCGGGTTACCTACAGCGTGTAGACAGTTCAGATAACCTTCAAGAGAAGGCATTGAATGTCGGAGTTCTGGATTGGGCACGTCTAGAAAAATGGAAGTACCACCGAAAGCATATCCCAACAATAACTGGCAATGATGTATCATCCACAAACACCATTTTAACATCGAAAACAGATACCAAGTCCGCTTCCTTTTCTAGTGCTGTTACCAAGGTTGCCTCTGCCAATAAAAGTAAGCAACACTCTTCAGCTTCCTCAAGTCCTACCTCACCTCAAAAGGGTGGCATTCCTCGAGGTGCAAAACCATCTACTCCAAAGGTTAGACACTATCAAGATATTGATACTGCTTCCAAGAGTACCTTGGATCAGCAGAAGAAGACATCCAAGAGAAATAAATCCTTTGGCAAAATTCATTCCGATGTAATTCTTGAGAAGGGGAAGAAAAAAGAGTTAGATCAGAAAATCACTCCAGAAATGGGAAATATGTCATCAAACATGAGTAACCATGGGGTCTCACCTCTGCCAAAGGAAACTGCAAGTGTTTGTAATGGTGGAACGAAAAAGAGAGTAGAGAAAAGGCGGGAAACTGATGTAAACATAAAGGACTTGGATCAAAAAAGCACTTCAAATCTGGAGGCTTCTTTGTCAAAATCCAGAAGTTATGCAGCTCCACTGGGTCCTAGCAAAACACTAAGTGCTGAGAGCAACAAAACTAAGAACAAAGAGATGGAGGAATCCAAAATTGATCTTACTCATCAATTTTCCCCTGGTGAGCGCAAGAACGTTGTTCTTCTTCCAAGATCTGCCCGAGGCAGCTTTTCTGAAGAACTCCGAGATGGGACTTTGAATGACGCAAAACGGAATAGCTTTTCCTATGACCTACTTCAGAAGGATCATTTTCTGGAATTATGTTCTGATGTTCCTCATTCTTGTCCACTTCCTTCTGGAGTTGAGAGGAATCCTGAAACTAGAATTATGGCACAAGGTCTGAAGCCTTCTTCTGATGCATCTAGTAGGTCTGTGTTAAATAGCACAGGAAATATAAGATCTCAGGGCAAGTGTTCTGCAGAGAACAAGATCAAGTCTCAGGATGCTCATGTTGAAACTTTAAAGATACTGGAAGAAGAAATGGCTGAATTGACTACCAAAGGAAGCAGAACTAGCTCACCAAATCGCCGTTTTAGTTTCAGCTTAAGTCGTCTGAGTAGAAGTTTCAGTTTTAAGGAAAGTTCTGCAGTCCCACAAATGAACCCCGGTTATGTTTCTGTCAAGTCTGGCCCAGTGAGGTCTGATTCTTCTGGTTTTCTGGATGATATGAACAGAGATAAGTTGAATGGCCATACCAGAACTAGATCCAGCCCCTTAAGAAGGGTGCTAGATCCACTACTGAAGTCCAAGGGCTTAAATTCCTTCCGATCCACTGACACTGTTCAGCCATCAAAAGGAGGCTTGAACTCCTCTAATCCAGGGACCGTTAATACAAACGAATCCTTTCAGGCAGAAAAGTTGGGGCGATCAATGATTAAAGCTCTTCTAGAGGTTGCAACAAAGAATGGACTCCCACTGTTCAGATTTGTTGTCAACGATGGCAGTAACATGCTTGCAACTACCATGAGAAGTCTAGCATCATCTGCCAAGGGGGGATCTGATCAGATTTATGTATTCTCTTCAGTTAGTGAAATTAAGAAGAGTGGCAGCTGGTTAAGTAAAGGAAACAAGGATAAAAAATGTGGCTATATCTACAATATCATTGGACAAATGAAGATTTCGGACTCTCATATTTCAGATTTGGTAAAGGAGTCTGTTCTGTTCAGCGTGGAGCAAAGACAAGCAGATCAAGCATCAGCGAAGTTTACGCCAAGTACTGAGCTTGCTGCTGTTGTCATCAAAATACCTGGTGAAAGCAATGTACAGCAGGTTGAAGATATAACGAATAATGGCTCTACAGAATCTTTGGCTACATATGGATGCACTTGCAACTTTATAGAAAATTCGAGCTCCAATATTACTACTGCCATACTTCCTGGTGGTGTCCACAGCTTGCCTAACAAAGGAATACCTTCCCCATTGATTGACCGGTGGAGATTTGGTGGATTATGTGACTGTGGAGGTTGGGATGTTGGTTGTAAATTACATATTCTCTCCAACCAGAACTGCAGTTGCTGTAAGAATTCAAGGATGTATCAAGCATGCCCGGATCCCAACCATCTTGAACTTTATCCACAG GGAGAAGCACAACAGGACATGCCTATCTTCAGCTTGGTTCCACATAAAAATGGAATCTATGCAATTGAGTTCAGTTCATCAATCACTGCATTACAAGCGTTCTTTATCTCAGTAACAATTATAAGTTGTCGGAAATCCTCTGGTTTTCCGGAATTTGGTGACCTGCCTGAAGGAAAACTTATAAAGGAGACAATGTTGAATGGCAGCCTTGGGATGGACAACAAACAAACCGTTGCCCTTGGAACCATGCCTGCAAGATATGCTCCGAACCC